In the Breoghania sp. genome, GTCAGACCGGGCACGGTCGGCGCGAAACGGGAAGCGTTTCGTGTGTCTTGCCGTGCTCCCCAAAGGGGGATGCGTATGAAGATCGGGGTGCCGCTCGAACGCGACGCCGTAGAAACCCGGGTCGCCGCGACGCCGGATACGGTGAAGAAATACATTGCGCTCGGGTTCGAGGTGCTGGTGGAGAAAGGAGCCGGCAAGGCTTCGCGGATTCCGGATGCGGAATTCAAGGACGCCGGTGCCAAAATCGTTCCCGACGCCGCCGCTGCGCTGAAGGATGCGGATCTGGTGCTGAAAGTGCGCCGTCCGACGGCGGCGGAGCTCGGCTCGATGAAAGCCGGCGCTCTCGTCATCGGCATCATGGATCCCTATGGCAATGAAAGCGACGTGGAGGCGATGGCCAAGGCCAACGTTGCCGCCGTTGCGATGGAATTCATGCCGCGCATCACGCGCGCCCAGTCCATGGACGTGCTTTCCTCCCAGGCCAACCTCGCCGGCTACCAGTGCGTCATCGAGGGGGCCGCGGAATTCGATCGCGCGCTTCCGATGATGATGACGGCCGCCGGCACCGTTCCCGCCGCGCGCGTCTTTGTCATGGGCGCCGGTGTGGCCGGTCTCCAGGCCATCGCCACGGCCCGTCGCCTGGGCGCCATCGTCACGGCCACGGACGTGCGTCCGGCCGCCAAGGAGCAGGTCGAATCGCTCGGCGCGAAGTTCATCGCGGTCGAGGATGACGAGTTCAAGCAGGCGGAAACCGCCGGTGGCTACGCCAAGCAGATGTCTGAGGAATATCAGAAGAAGCAGGCGGAGCTCGTTGCCTCCCACATCGCCAAGCAGGACATCGTCATCACCACGGCGCTGATCCCGGGCCGTCCGGCTCCGCGCCTGGTCACCAAGGAAATGGTGGCCTCGATGAAGCCCGGTTCGGTCATCGTCGATCTGGCGGTGGAGCGTGGCGGCAACGTGGAAGGCGCAAAGCCTGGCAAGGTTGCCACGGTGAACGACGTCAAGATCGTCGGCCACCTGAACATGGCCGGCCGCATCGCCGCTTCCGCGTCTTCGCTTTACGCCAAGAACCTGCTGACCTTCGTCACGACGCTGGTCGACAAGGAGACCTCGTCGCTGAAGGTCAATTGGGAAGATGAACTCGTGTCGGCAACGGTGCTGACCCGCGACGGCGCGGTCGTCCACCCGGCTTTTGCTCCGAAAGGGGATGAATAATGGCGAGCGAAATGGCTCTTGAGAAGGCGCGCGCCGCGGCTGATGCGGCGGAGACCGCTGCTGCGGCTGCCCGCGCTGCGGCGGATGCCGCACAGACTTATGCGGATCAGGCGATCTCCGGCGCGTCCGGGGCGGCAGATGCGGCAGGCGCCCTGGCGCATGCGGCGACCGGCGGTGCCATCGATCCGTTCGTGTTCCGTTTTGCGGTTTTCGTGCTGGCGATCTTCGTCGGTTACTACGTGGTGTGGTCGGTGACCCCGGCGCTCCACACGCCGCTCATGTCGGTGACCAACGCAATTTCCTCCGTCATCGTGGTCGGCGCGCTTCTGGCGGTCGGCGTGGACGCGGTGGCCGGTCAGGAAGCAAACACTGCCTGGGCTCACGGCTTCGGCTTCATCGCCCTCATTCTTGCATCGGTGAACATTTTCGGCGGGTTCCTGGTAACCAGCCGCATGCTCGCCATGTACAAGAAGAAGTCGTGAGAGGAACGGATCAATGACAGCGAATTTCGCAGCCTTCCTCTACCTGATTTCCGGCGTCCTGTTCATTCTGGCGCTGCGCGGTCTTTCTCATCCCACCACGTCGCGTCAGGGCAACGTGTTCGGCATGATCGGCATGGCGATCGCCATCCTGACCACGCTGGGCATTGCGGTTCCGAGCGGTTCCGGCTGGTTGCTGATCGTGCTCGGTCTCGCCATCGGCGGCGGCATCGGTGCGGTCATCGCGCGCCGCATTCCGATGACGGCCATGCCGCAGCTCGTCGCCGCCTTCCACTCGCTGGTCGGTCTGGCCGCGGTGCTGGTGGCAGCCGGTGCGCTCTATGCGCCGGAAGCCTTCGGCATTGGCGAAGTCGGCTCCATCCACGCCCAGGCGCTGGTGGAAATGTCGATCGGCGTGGCCATTGGTGCGATGACGTTCACCGGCTCGGTGATCGCGTTCCTGAAGCTTGATGGGCGCATGTCCGGCAAGTCGATCCTGCTGCCGGGTCGTCACGTCATCAACATCGCGCTGGCTGCCGCCATCGTGGTGATGATCATTGTGCTGACCATGACCGAGAGCCACACCGTCTTCTGGGTGATCGTGCTGCTGGCGCTTGCTTTTGGCGGCCTGATGATCATTCCGATCGGCGGCGCGGACATGCCGGTCGTCATCTCCATGCTGAACTCCTATTCGGGGTGGGCGGCTGCCGGTATCGGCTTCACGCTCGGCAACATGGCGCTGATCATCACCGGTGCGCTGGTGGGCTCCTCCGGTGCGATCCTGTCCTACATCATGTGCAAGGGCATGAACCGGTCGTTCGTCTCGGTCATTCTCGGTGGCTTTGGCGGTGAAACTGCTGCAGCCGGCGGTGCCGGTGGCGGCGAGGAGCGTCCGGTCAAGCAGGGTGCGGCGGAAGACGCGGCCTACCTGATGAAGAACGCCTCCAAGGTCATCATCGTGCCGGGTTACGGCATGGCGGTCGCCCAGGCCCAGCACGCCCTGCGCGAGCTGGCCGACACGCTCAAGGCGGAAGGCGTCGAAGTCAAATACGCCATCCACCCCGTGGCGGGCCGTATGCCGGGTCACATGAATGTGCTGCTGGCGGAAGCCAACGTGCCTTACGACGAAGTGTTCGAGCTTGAGGATATCAACTCCGAGTTCGCACAGGCGGACGTCGCCTTCGTCATCGGTGCGAACGACGTGACCAATCCGGCCGCGCGTGACGATCCCTCGTCCTCGATCTACGGCATGCCGATCCTCGACGTGGACAAGGCCAAGACGGTCCTCTTCGTCAAGCGCGGCATGGGCTCCGGTTATGCGGGCATCCAGAACGAGCTGTTCTTCCTCGACCAGACCATGATGCTGTTCGGCGATGCGAAGAAGATGACGGAAGAAATCGTCAAGTCGATGTAATCGACGCGGATTTCGTCGAAGAGATTGAAGGCCGCGCCCGCAGGGGCGCGGCCTTTTTCGTATTCGGGAACGGCGTTTGCGGGCTGTGGCCCATCCTTCGAGACGGCGCTAAGGCGCCTCCTCCGGATGACGTTGTGGGTGAGGCGGGACTTTTAAAGGCTGGCCCGATCTGAAGCCTGCGCCTGCCCCCGACCTACAGCCGCAACACACTCAACGTCATCCTGAGGAGGGCGGAGCGCCCGTCTCGAAGGATGGGCCCCACACGCGCAGGGGTGCCAATGGTCCTTGCGCGTGGTCGTGCGGAGGTGTGTGAGGCTGTCGTGTTGCGCGTGAGGGGGATTTGTGGGCGTCTCTCGCGCAAGGCGTCTACGGGCCTCCCGCCCGCGTCAGATACCCTCTCGGCCCAGCTCCTCCATCTTTTCCAGCCAGCCCTTGCGCGTTGCCTCGTCGGCGGTCCCCGCGCCTCCGAACAGGATGGCCTTGAGTGGCTTCATTCCCACCATCGCCAGTACGTTGCGCTCAAACCCCTTGAGTCCGTGCGCCCGGTACCACAGGCGATAGAAAAAGGCGGGCATGCCCATGGTGACCACCAGGCGCGCGGTGCGCCCTTTGAAGCGGCCGTGGGGAAAGCCACCGTCATTGTCCTCGAAGGCCGTGTCACGGTGGAAGACCTGCTCGAAGAAGGCCTTGGTGAGCGCGGGCAAGGTGCCAAGCCAGAGGGGAAAAAGGATGACGATGTGCTCCGCCTCGCGCAAGGCGGCGTAGCTCTCCGCCAGACTGTCGGGGACGGGGCCGGAAAATTCGGCCTCGTTTCGCAGGATCGGAAAGTCGAGATCGCCGATCGTGATTTCCCGCACATTATGACCTGCGGCTTGCGCAGCCTTCACGTACGCATCGCCCAACGCCTGGCAAAGATGTGTGCCCGCGCGATCGGGATGTCCGTGAATGACCGTGATCGTTCGTGCCATGATGCGCCCTCCCTGTTTGCCAGTGAGCGCCCTTCGCGAACGATTGTCCAGTCTGCGCCTTTTGGCTTGCGGCACACGGGTGCCGGGCGCGACATGGAGGATGGCGGGAGCGGGAATGCGGGGAGGGCAGTCGCGTCTTGGCAAACGGAAACGGACCGTACGGTGACCCGTACAGTCCGTTTTGATTTCGAACGCGGTCTATTCAGCTCGGCAGTCTGCGCTCTGAGCCGACTGGGTCCCGTCCCGCGCTCCCGGACCGAAGGTCGGGAATCGATTCACTTCCCGCGTTCCAACCGGAAACATCGGGTCGGGCAGAGAGTGAAATCGGGATCTTGGGAGGCGCAGGCGGCGCTCGATCAGGCCGTTGACCTGATCGCGGCAGCTTAGCGGCGGCCGGAACGACCGGTCAGCAGGCCTTCGCGCTGGGCGCGCTTGCGGGCCAGCTTGCGGGCGCGGCGGATGGCTTCAGCCTTTTCGCGCGCACGCTTTTCGGACGGCTTTTCAAAGTGGCCGCGGAGTTTCATTTCCCGGAAGATGCCTTCACGCTGCATCTTCTTCTTCAGCGCCTTGAGCGCCTGATCAACGTTGTTGTCGCGAACGAGAACTTGCACGCGTTATATCCCGTGTTGCCGAACTGGTCAGGTTGTCTGATGTCTACCCGAAGCGCCGATCAGAGTTGGCCGGGTGGCCGGTCGAGATCGGGGCGATGCTCCGGCGCGCCGCACAAGGCGTCGCGAAAGTGGGCCGTTCCTTAGCAGATGCTCTGTGGCTTGTCCACTGTGGAGGGCCAAAGAATACACCGCCCATGACAATTGTCGAGGGATTGGCGCCCGGCAAGGCAAGGCGGCCAGGCTCGTCAAAATGCCCACTGATGCGGGTGGACGGGAGCTGCATGGGTCGGTAAGCTCGCCCACGTTGCGCCGGGTTAAAGCGTCCGTGGCCCTTGTGTGCCGGATGCCCGCATCGTTTTCGCCCTCGATCCCGGACCGCGGCGAATCACTTTTTTCCGGAGCTATCCGATGGTTTCGCAGGCGAGCGATGGCGCCGCGCGGGCTGGTTTGTCCCTGTGGATGACCGAAATACGGGCGACGCTTGCGCTGGGGGTGCCGATCGCCGGTGCCCAGCTGGCACAGACAGCGATCAATACGACCGATGTCCTCATGATCGGGCAGCTTGGGACGAAGCCGCTGGCTGCCGCCGTTCTGGCGTTCAACTTCTACATCATGATCTGGCTGTTTGGCTGTGGTCTGGTGCAGGCGGTCATGCCGTTGGCGGCCAGGGCGCGCGGCGAACGCAACATGCGCGATGTGCGCCGCTGTGTGCGCATGGGGCTTTGGGTGGTGATCGCCTATTCGGTCCCGGCCATGATCCTCATGTGGCATACGGAAACGCTGCTGATCTGGGCCGGGCAGGACCCGGAGGTCGCGGGTCCGGCCGGCCTTTACATGCGCTATCTCCAATGGACCTTGCCGCCCTCGCTGGCGACGATCGGCATGCGGAATTTCGTCGGCGTCATGGAAAAGGCGCAGGTGGTCATGTGGGCGACGGTGGGGGGCGCGCTGTTCAATGCGCTGGCCGACTACATGCTGATCTTCGGCAATTTCGGTGCGCCGCGGCTGGAGCTGATGGGGGCGGGTATCGCCTCGGCGCTCACCGCCACCTGCACGTTCCTGTTGGTCGTTGCATATACAATGCGTCAGCGCCGGTTGCGCCGCTTCTCGATTCTGGGTCGTTTCTGGCGGCCAGACTGGCCGGTCTTCTTCCGCATCCTAAAGCTTGGTTGGCCCATCGGGTCCACTATGCTGGCCGAGGTGGGGCTTTTCGCTGGCTCCGCCATGATGATGGGCTGGATCGGCACGGTGCCGCTCGCCGCCCACGGCATCGCCATGCAATGCGCGTCGATCACCTTCATGGTGCCTCTGGGCTTCGGCCTTGCGGGCAGCATCCGGGTGGGGCTTGCGCATGGGCGCGGCAACCTGGCGGGCATCGCACGGGCCGGCTGGACGGCGATCGGGCTGGCTGTCGGCTTCATGATCATGGCCGCATTGTTCTTCGTGAGCTTCCCGGAGCTGCTGATCGGGGCCTTCATCAAAGAGGACAATCCCAACACGGACGCAGTCTTCGCCATCGGCGTCAGCTTCCTTGCGGTCGCCGCCGTCTTCCAGATCTTCGACGGTGCGCAGGTGGCTGCGGGCAATGTGTTGCGCGGGCTCTCCGATACGCGCATCCCGATGTTCATCGCGATCGGCGGCTATTGGGGTATCGGCCTGTCGCTCGCCTATGTGCTCGCCTTCTGGGCGGGCTGGGGCGGCGTAGGGCTGTGGTGGGGGCTTGCAAGTGGGCTTGCGGTCGTCGCCGTCGCCGCGATCTGGCGGTTCTCCGCTCGCGAACGGCTGGGGCTCGTATAAACGAAAGAAAGACGGCGGGCCGAGGCCCGCCGTTCGTCATCCATCCAGTCGGCTGCAATCTAGCTGATGCGATTGACGTGACCCATCTTGCGGCCCGCGCGGATTTCCGCCTTGCCGTAAAGATGCAGCCGTGCGTGAGGCTCGGCCAGAATGGCCTGCCAGTTCGCGGCATCCTCGCCGATCAGGTTCTCCATCACCACGTCGCAGCGCCGTGCAGGCGTTCCCAGTGGCCAACCCGCCACCGCGCGGATGTGCTGCTCGAACTGCGAGACCGCGCAGCCGTCCTGCGTCCAGTGGCCGGAATTGTGAACCCGCGGGGCGATCTCGTTGGCGACGAGATGCTCGCCCTCGCCATCGCGCACCACGAACAGTTCAACTGCCAGAACACCCACATAGTCCAGCGCCTCGGCCACCTTCGTGCCCATCGCGCGGGCCGCATCCTGCGTCTTCTCGTCAAGGCGGGCGGGAATATGGGTCCATTTCAGGATATGGTCGCGATGCTCGTTCTCGGCGATGTCATAGGCGGCGGTTGCGCCGTCCGCGCCCCGCGCCGCAATGACCGAACATTCAAGCGCGAAATCGACGAGACCTTCCAGCACGGCAGGGGCCTTGCCGATGCGCGCCCAGGCGGCCTCTGCCTCCTCAAGGCTGTCAATGCGGGTCTGGCCCTTGCCGTCATAGCCAAGGCGCCGGGTCTTGAGGATGGCGGGCAGGCCGGTGACTTTCGCCGCGGCCGCAATGCCCTCGGGACCATCAACGGCGGCGAAGGGGGCGAGCGGAATGCCGATGGAGCTCAGGAATTCCTTTTCCGAAAGCCGGTCCTGCGCAACCGCCAGCGGCCTTGCGCCAGGGCGCAGAGTGACGCGCTCGCTCAAAAACCGTGCCGTCGCTTCCGGCACGTTTTCGAATTCGTAGGTCACCACGTCCACGGCCTCGGCAAAGGCGGCAAGCGCGGCCTCATCGTCATAGGCGGCAAGGGTGAAGGCGTCGGCGACCTGGAAGGCGGGGCTCGCCTCATCCGGGCAATAGACATGACACTTCAGGCCCAGCGGGGCCGCGGCTAGCGCCAGCATGCGGCCAAGCTGACCGCCACCGAGAATGCCGATGGTGGAGCCCGGTTCAAGCTTCGTCTCGGCAGCGGACTTTGCAGCAGCGGACATGGGGTCAGGCCTCGTCCACGGGAAAGTCGGCCACGGCCTCGCTCTGGCGGGTGCGCCATTCATCGAGCCGGGTTGCGAGCGCCTCGTCGTTCAATGCGAGCACGCTTGCCGCCATCAGCGCGGCGTTGACCGCGCCCGCGCGCCCGATGGCAAGGGTGCCGACGGGGATGCCGGCGGGCATCTGGACAATGGAATAGAGGCTGTCGATGCCCTTCATGGTGCGCGATTCAATCGGCACGCCGAAAACCGGCAGCGGCGTCATGGACG is a window encoding:
- the purE gene encoding 5-(carboxyamino)imidazole ribonucleotide mutase, with protein sequence MAQNKPPVAIIMGSQSDWPTMKNAADTLEALGIAHEARIVSAHRTPDRLVAFAKGAKADGVQVVIAGAGGAAHLPGMVASMTPLPVFGVPIESRTMKGIDSLYSIVQMPAGIPVGTLAIGRAGAVNAALMAASVLALNDEALATRLDEWRTRQSEAVADFPVDEA
- a CDS encoding MATE family efflux transporter, coding for MVSQASDGAARAGLSLWMTEIRATLALGVPIAGAQLAQTAINTTDVLMIGQLGTKPLAAAVLAFNFYIMIWLFGCGLVQAVMPLAARARGERNMRDVRRCVRMGLWVVIAYSVPAMILMWHTETLLIWAGQDPEVAGPAGLYMRYLQWTLPPSLATIGMRNFVGVMEKAQVVMWATVGGALFNALADYMLIFGNFGAPRLELMGAGIASALTATCTFLLVVAYTMRQRRLRRFSILGRFWRPDWPVFFRILKLGWPIGSTMLAEVGLFAGSAMMMGWIGTVPLAAHGIAMQCASITFMVPLGFGLAGSIRVGLAHGRGNLAGIARAGWTAIGLAVGFMIMAALFFVSFPELLIGAFIKEDNPNTDAVFAIGVSFLAVAAVFQIFDGAQVAAGNVLRGLSDTRIPMFIAIGGYWGIGLSLAYVLAFWAGWGGVGLWWGLASGLAVVAVAAIWRFSARERLGLV
- a CDS encoding proton-translocating transhydrogenase family protein; this encodes MASEMALEKARAAADAAETAAAAARAAADAAQTYADQAISGASGAADAAGALAHAATGGAIDPFVFRFAVFVLAIFVGYYVVWSVTPALHTPLMSVTNAISSVIVVGALLAVGVDAVAGQEANTAWAHGFGFIALILASVNIFGGFLVTSRMLAMYKKKS
- the rpsU gene encoding 30S ribosomal protein S21, which codes for MQVLVRDNNVDQALKALKKKMQREGIFREMKLRGHFEKPSEKRAREKAEAIRRARKLARKRAQREGLLTGRSGRR
- a CDS encoding Re/Si-specific NAD(P)(+) transhydrogenase subunit alpha → MKIGVPLERDAVETRVAATPDTVKKYIALGFEVLVEKGAGKASRIPDAEFKDAGAKIVPDAAAALKDADLVLKVRRPTAAELGSMKAGALVIGIMDPYGNESDVEAMAKANVAAVAMEFMPRITRAQSMDVLSSQANLAGYQCVIEGAAEFDRALPMMMTAAGTVPAARVFVMGAGVAGLQAIATARRLGAIVTATDVRPAAKEQVESLGAKFIAVEDDEFKQAETAGGYAKQMSEEYQKKQAELVASHIAKQDIVITTALIPGRPAPRLVTKEMVASMKPGSVIVDLAVERGGNVEGAKPGKVATVNDVKIVGHLNMAGRIAASASSLYAKNLLTFVTTLVDKETSSLKVNWEDELVSATVLTRDGAVVHPAFAPKGDE
- a CDS encoding 5-(carboxyamino)imidazole ribonucleotide synthase → MSAAAKSAAETKLEPGSTIGILGGGQLGRMLALAAAPLGLKCHVYCPDEASPAFQVADAFTLAAYDDEAALAAFAEAVDVVTYEFENVPEATARFLSERVTLRPGARPLAVAQDRLSEKEFLSSIGIPLAPFAAVDGPEGIAAAAKVTGLPAILKTRRLGYDGKGQTRIDSLEEAEAAWARIGKAPAVLEGLVDFALECSVIAARGADGATAAYDIAENEHRDHILKWTHIPARLDEKTQDAARAMGTKVAEALDYVGVLAVELFVVRDGEGEHLVANEIAPRVHNSGHWTQDGCAVSQFEQHIRAVAGWPLGTPARRCDVVMENLIGEDAANWQAILAEPHARLHLYGKAEIRAGRKMGHVNRIS
- a CDS encoding NAD(P)H-dependent oxidoreductase, which gives rise to MARTITVIHGHPDRAGTHLCQALGDAYVKAAQAAGHNVREITIGDLDFPILRNEAEFSGPVPDSLAESYAALREAEHIVILFPLWLGTLPALTKAFFEQVFHRDTAFEDNDGGFPHGRFKGRTARLVVTMGMPAFFYRLWYRAHGLKGFERNVLAMVGMKPLKAILFGGAGTADEATRKGWLEKMEELGREGI
- a CDS encoding NAD(P)(+) transhydrogenase (Re/Si-specific) subunit beta; its protein translation is MTANFAAFLYLISGVLFILALRGLSHPTTSRQGNVFGMIGMAIAILTTLGIAVPSGSGWLLIVLGLAIGGGIGAVIARRIPMTAMPQLVAAFHSLVGLAAVLVAAGALYAPEAFGIGEVGSIHAQALVEMSIGVAIGAMTFTGSVIAFLKLDGRMSGKSILLPGRHVINIALAAAIVVMIIVLTMTESHTVFWVIVLLALAFGGLMIIPIGGADMPVVISMLNSYSGWAAAGIGFTLGNMALIITGALVGSSGAILSYIMCKGMNRSFVSVILGGFGGETAAAGGAGGGEERPVKQGAAEDAAYLMKNASKVIIVPGYGMAVAQAQHALRELADTLKAEGVEVKYAIHPVAGRMPGHMNVLLAEANVPYDEVFELEDINSEFAQADVAFVIGANDVTNPAARDDPSSSIYGMPILDVDKAKTVLFVKRGMGSGYAGIQNELFFLDQTMMLFGDAKKMTEEIVKSM